The proteins below come from a single Flavobacterium lindanitolerans genomic window:
- a CDS encoding VOC family protein, whose product MKFEELRPILRTEELDETIDFYTKILDFTCDERNDDWGWASLHRDDVVIMLAKPNAHEGFAKPAFTGSFYISINDVDAFWEKLKDRANICYPIENFEWGMREFAIYDNNGYILQFGQDIPDYN is encoded by the coding sequence ATGAAATTTGAAGAACTACGTCCCATACTCCGGACAGAGGAATTAGATGAAACCATCGATTTTTATACCAAAATACTCGATTTTACTTGCGATGAAAGAAATGATGATTGGGGCTGGGCTTCCCTGCATCGGGACGACGTCGTAATCATGCTGGCCAAACCTAACGCTCATGAGGGATTTGCAAAACCTGCTTTTACAGGCTCTTTTTATATTTCAATAAATGATGTTGATGCCTTTTGGGAAAAACTAAAAGACAGGGCCAATATCTGCTACCCTATAGAAAATTTTGAATGGGGCATGAGAGAATTTGCCATTTATGACAACAACGGTTATATCCTTCAATTCGGACAGGATATCCCTGATTACAACTAA